Proteins co-encoded in one Montipora capricornis isolate CH-2021 chromosome 12, ASM3666992v2, whole genome shotgun sequence genomic window:
- the LOC138026037 gene encoding tripartite motif-containing protein 3-like, producing MAFAAPNVTSTRDTTNHLRLCRLLVDVGSQALRDTFDSIHSPRILHKVLSANRPTLQSLKNKRVINEVQWGKLFPSTPTTVSSSDFDMTLLTILLRNVCGLVPPSTGWDNLPVATDHSLEADIARIKHFRNAVYAHAERASVDDTTFSTYWRDIRDTLVRLGGSTYEAAVDSLKDECMDPEMQKHYTALFIQWKKDEDNMKEQLNEIMRKLDALAARKEITDQKGEDKFEKEKASQPAMCKEKYHNNETLQYYCVDCEVCICLKCGQTRHNHHQKVDVQQAAEEVKMQRQKFLEKAESQVLVFEAKIKEQGRLISISEQEIIDAQNKVTIAVESFVQRLWEHEAKTRQKLKDINETQQREHQKRLAELQSHVSYLKSAIEHDKSILQHSGGVEILEIGDETSSIQEEELNGRKVEIYRPGHVDYVWKDCTENKSVKVSSHLLEDRIIVSHTDVSQSTVDGRGLREADVNVRTGFKITTRDSEGRQVYNEEDQVAVTIIDPQGGEESEDSVRDCKDGTYIVQFLARSAGLHHVRIEVNGRPLSASPWRVQVTPHRYKDATPYCGEGPSAFVFPWSVAVNERTGQIAVAGYSSKRIQFFDKQWKYQKTVGGGGSQRGPRVQNALDIGHPISVAFLRNDNLVFSREEIAHKEQMSVFTAQGQFINRFSDHLVRPLSVFVKPEGKGHVIVSDVGDRTIKVLSPDGKDLLQEFSPPDCHETAEFVFYHNSMFFASYQREDCVKVFDDDGIFLYDIGNSGSDDQNLLNPVGLAVDKFNQLIICDTGNYRVQVYTLDGDFLYSITDEIAIIESPWFVTASSNGDVLITDVAVALHRIYFLK from the exons ATGGCTTTCGCAGCACCGAACGTTACATCAACAAGGGATACCACAAACCACTTGCGACTTTGTCGTCTTCTGGTAGACGTTGGAAGTCAAGCTTTAAGGGACACATTTGACAGCATCCATTCCCCAAGAATCCTCCACAAGGTGTTATCAGCAAATCGACCAACATTACAAAGTCTAAAGAATAAAAGGGTCATAAATGAAGTTCAATGGGGAAAACTCTTTCCTTCTACCCCAACAACTGTGTCATCAAGCGACTTTGATATGACTTTATTAACGATTTTGTTGAGAAATGTATGCGGTTTGGTTCCTCCCTCCACTGGCTGGGACAATTTACCAGTTGCAACAGACCACAGTCTTGAAGCGGACATTGCCCGTATTAAGCATTTTAGAAATGCGGTGTATGCTCATGCAGAGAGGGCTTCAGTGGATGATACCACCTTCTCTACATACTGGCGTGACATACGGGATACTCTGGTTAGATTAGGCGGAAGTACATACGAAGCTGCTGTTGACAGTCTCAAAGATGAGTGCATGGATCCAGAGATGCAGAAACATTACACAGCACTATTCATTCAATGGAAAAAAGACGAAGATAACATGAAGGAACAACTAAATGAGATCATGAGGAAGTTAGATGCCTTAGCGGCTCGTAAGGAAATAACCG ACCAAAAAGGAGAGGAcaagtttgaaaaggaaaaggctTCCCAACCTGCCATGTGCAAAGAAAAGTACCACAACAATGAAACGCTGCAATACTACTGTGTGGATTGCGAGGTTTGTATATGTCTCAAGTGCGGACAAACGCGCCATAATCACCACCAAAAGGTAGACGTACAACAGGCAGCTGAAGAAGTAAAAATGCAAAGACAGAAATTTCTCGAGAAAGCTGAAAGCCAAGTACTCGTTTTTGAAGCTAAAATCAAGGAGCAAGGCAGACTGATAAGTATCAGTGAACAAGAAATCATTGACGCGCAAAATAAGGTGACGATAGCTGTGGAGAGTTTTGTACAACGTTTGTGGGAACATGAAGCAAAGACAAGACAGAAATTAAAGGATATTAACGAGACACAACAAAGGGAACACCAAAAGCGACTAGCAGAACTTCAGTCTCACGTTTCGTATCTAAAATCTGCCATTGAACATGATAAAAGTATTTTACAACACAGCGGCGGTGTTGAAATTCTTGAGATTGGTGACGAGACTTCTAGTATCCAAGAAGAAGAACTGAATGGTCGTAAAGTGGAAATCTACAGACCAGGGCATGTTGATTACGTTTGGAAAGATTGTACTGAGAACAAATCAGTAAAAGTTTCAAGTCATTTGTTGGAGGATCGAATTATTGTCAGTCATACCGATGTCTCTCAATCAACAGTGGACGGAAGAGGTCTGAGGGAAGCAGACGTAAATGTGAGAACAGGATTCAAAATTACAACCCGAGATTCAGAAGGAAGGCAGGTTTATAATGAAGAGGACCAAGTGGCAGTCACAATTATCGATCCACAAGGAGGAGAAGAGAGCGAGGATAGTGTGCGAGATTGTAAAGATGGAACTTACATTGTGCAATTCTTGGCACGAAGTGCTGGTTTACATCACGTGAGAATCGAAGTGAACGGGCGACCGCTGAGTGCTAGTCCCTGGCGGGTACAAGTAACTCCACACCGTTACAAAGATGCAACTCCATATTGTGGTGAAGGTCCATCTGCTTTTGTCTTTCCGTGGAGCGTTGCAGTGAACGAGCGAACGGGCCAAATTGCTGTGGCTGGTTACAGTAGCAAGCGAATTCAGTTCTTTGATAAGCAGTGGAAATATCAGAAGACAGTTGGCGGTGGCGGATCTCAAAGAGGACCGCGCGTGCAAAATGCTTTGGACATTGGTCATCCAATCTCGGTCGCATTTTTAAGAAATGATAATCTCGTATTCAGTCGTGAAGAGATTGCGCACAAAGAGCAGATGTCGGTTTTTACCGCGCAAGGTCAGTTCATCAATCGCTTTAGTGATCACCTTGTTCGTCCACTCAGTGTGTTTGTAAAACCAGAAGGAAAAGGTCACGTGATCGTGAGTGACGTAGGCGACAGGACGATCAAGGTCCTCTCCCCGGACGGGAAGGACTTGCTTCAGGAATTCAGTCCACCGGATTGCCATGAGACAGCCGAGTTTGTTTTTTATCACAACAGCATGTTCTTTGCGTCCTATCAGAGAGAAGATTGTGTCAAAGTGTTTGATGATGACGGTATTTTTCTGTATGACATAGGAAACTCCGGATCTGATGATCAAAATTTGCTTAATCCGGTTGGACTGGCCGTTGATAAATTTAATCAACTCATCATTTGTGATACTGGCAACTACAGAGTTCAAGTATACACATTAGATGGGGATTTTCTTTATTCCATAACCGATGAAATCGCGATCATTGAAAGTCCGTGGTTCGTGACTGCATCCAGTAATGGAGATGTGCTCATAACCGATGTCGCGGTTGCCTTGCATCGTATTTATTTCTTGAAATAA
- the LOC138026925 gene encoding uncharacterized protein: MEGKNGKAAGFVGRTIRSSFARTRGKRTSEGLLIHSTIYDASLQGDQREEDLVTYSLGKQNRWMLPEMIKTNSSEFEVGEVVVVERYMEESSSKRRSQISCSVFHSTNEMFDSSNVARKKQKRKRPRAISFPKNAEKLNVNSKTRFEVAYPIRDHSGFGEKIKRPASFLGRRKKSSVAKQIVENDYDELNDYESFEMEDEENLVELLERTPRLKMDLGLLVDRALSQPLSMSQNGKSIESNLRPREPVSQQKCIYVDSDHEMKETHLKVLGEIREGSSLLDVRNHAIDSSKRQPHKGRKYQRRNQNNRSPEKRALLACDVRSQLVEPTCIYPVGNDCVAIMLIRQEIVQETLAQEWGTMYKEGGSYPRSFLLNITQLLSVPSRYKDCFIVFRLFEGHVGSITREVKAFVNLVTCGDIDTAERVSGLFTSQIKARSVEQEIWTLGDLLNVSRICFPGEVKECNKCKVDYREPRQPRLSLEIFTKLFGWTSKTYSAHGAQKKIADSVAQTEDPQSVTPRYNKQQECEICYMDMHTKGGDINGSFTLLNACGHNFCNDCWKAHLRTQIELGHTNLKCPGYKCIAGVDDVLLMSLLPSLYGKYRTKKLYTLIEINPQWKWCPADQCKLICKVAVPQDSFVDGNDCISNVQSLPVACACGTMWCFRCQEDAHWPATCEEARVFRKKNAAYARIMTSTSRKNKLITSVQVKHCPFCSYPVEKGWGCDHMTCILCFKEFCWVCLGKWSFPHQCRNVVNLRKVTLATNHVHVMSLEHVAVTSRKARMSSFICKIHRRLDKIGKELKLLSAHFPFKPDPKKASNGEKHITMMCRNNAVQFLKDVFNFKFQALLVLEGTAIRLAFSGNNPSSKKLALKFRRLLFILQRMDVILKDVSWCLRDEHVLHKLQHFMDSGRNCITLIGQHTVIRSLQFGQ; encoded by the exons ATGGAAGGGAAGAACGGAAAAGCCGCCGGATTTGTTGGCCGAACCATTCGTTCCAGCTTTGCGCGTACTCGTGGAAAGAGGACTTCTGAAGGTCTTTTGATTCATTCTACCATCTACGATGCTTCATTACAAGGGGATCAGAGGGAAGAAGATCTTGTGACGTATTCGCTTGGGAAGCAAAATCGTTGGATGCTTCCAGAAATGATAAAGACAAACAGTTCGGAATTTGAGGTGGGAGAAGTCGTTGTGGTTGAGCGATACATGGAGGAAAGCAGTAGCAAACGTCGCAGTCAAATTTCTTGCTCGGTGTTCCATTCAACGAACGAGATGTTTGACTCCAGTAACGTAGCTAGAAAAAAGCAGAAACGCAAGCGTCCGCGAGCTATTAGTTTTCCTAAAAACGCTGAAAAGTTAAATGTGAATTCGAAGACAAGATTCGAAGTGGCCTACCCCATTCGCGATCACTCAGGATTTGGCGAGAAAATAAAGAGACCTGCTTCCTTTCTCGGGAGAAGGAAGAAATCTTCTGTCGCCAAGCAAATAGTTGAAAATGATTATGATGAACTGAATGACTATGAATCTTTTGAAATGGAAGACGAAGAGAACTTAGTTGAGCTGCTTGAAAGAACTCCTCGTCTCAAAATGGACTTGGGTTTGTTGGTGGATCGTGCATTATCCCAACCCTTGAGTATGTCACAAAATGGAAAATCTATAGAGAGTAATCTAAGACCACGTGAGCCGGTCTCACAACAGAAATGTATTTATGTTGATAGTGATCATGAGATGAAGGAAACACATCTCAAGGTGTTGGGCGAAATCAGGGAAGGCTCGTCACTATTGGATGTAAGAAATCATGCCATTGACTCATCAAAGCGACAGCCACATAAAGGACGTAAATACCAGAgaagaaaccaaaataatagATCACCTGAAAAGAGAGCTTTGCTGGCTTGCGATGTCCGTTCACAACTAGTAGaacctacatgtatttatcCCGTTGGAAATGACTGTGTAGCCATCATGTTGATAAGGCAAGAAATTGTTCAGGAAACTCTTGCACAGGAATGGGGTACTATGTACAAGGAAGGAGGTAGCTACCCACGATCATTCCTCCTTAACATTACACAGCTTTTGTCAGTCCCTAGCAGATATAAGGATTGTTTCATTGTGTTCAGACTATTTGAGGGTCATGTTGGTAGCATTACCAGAGAAGTGAAAGCCTTTGTTAATTTAGTCACCTGTGGTGACATTGATACTGCTGAAAGAGTTTCAGGGTTATTCACTTCTCAGATCAAGGCCAGAAGTGTGGAACAAGAAATCTGGACTCTTGGAGACCTTCTAAATGTATCAAGAATTTGTTTTCCTGGAGAGGTGAAGGAGTGTAACAAATGTAAAGTAGACTACAGAGAACCAAGACAACCACGTCTTTCCTTGGAAATCTTCACCAAGTTGTTTGGATGGACATCCAAGACTTATTCAGCGCATGGAGCACAGAAAAAGATCGCAGATTCtgttgctcaaacagaagaccCTCAGTCAGTGACACCAAGATATAACAAACAACAAGAGTGTGAAATATGCTACATGGACATGCACACTAAAG GTGGCGATATCAATGGAAGCTTTACGTTACTGAATGCTTGTGGGCACAACTTCTGCAATGACTGCTGGAAAGCTCACCTGAGGACCCAGATTGAGCTTGGCCATACTAATCTGAAGTGCCCTGGGTACAAGTGTATTGCAGGAGTGGATGATGTTTTATTGATGTCCTTGTTGCCATCATTGTATGGCAAATACCGAACCAAAAAGCTGTATACATTGATTGAAATCAACCCTCAATGGAAATGGTGCCCAGCAGACCAATGCAAACTGATTTGCAAGGTAGCAGTTCCACAAGACTCCTTTGTTGATGGTAATGATTGCATTAGCAATGTCCAATCGTTGCCAGTGGCATGTGCCTGTGGCACCATGTGGTGCTTCAGGTGTCAAGAAGACGCTCATTGGCCAGCAACGTGTGAAGAGGCAAGGgtcttcaggaaaaaaaatgctgCTTACGCAAGGATCATGACCTCAACTTCTCGGAAGAATAAACTAATTACCAGCGTTCAAGTAAAGCATTGTCCCTTCTGCTcttatccagtggaaaaaggTTGGGGCTGTGATCACATGACTTGCATCTTGTGTTTTAAAGAGTTCTGTTGGGTGTGTCTTGGAAAGTGGTCTTTCCCTCATCAATGCCGCAATGTTGTGAACCTGAGGAAGGTTACACTGGCAACTAATCATGTGCATGTTATGTCCCTTGAGCATGTCGCAGTTACAAGCAGAAAGGCCAGAATGTCAAGTTTCATTTGCAAGATTCACAGAAGGCTTGACAAGATAGGGAAAGAACTCAAATTGTTGTCAGCACATTTCCCTTTTAAACCAGATCCCAAAAAAGCAAGTAATGGAGAGAAACACATCACAATGATGTGTAGAAACAATGCAGTCCAGTTTCTAAAagatgtttttaattttaaattccaAGCTCTTCTTGTTCTGGAAGGTACGGCAATCAGGTTAGCATTTTCTGGAAACAATCCTTCTAGCAAGAAACTTGCCTTAAAATTTAGAAGGctgttgtttattttgcaaAGAATGGATGTTATCCTAAAAGATGTGAGCTGGTGCCTAAGGGATGAACATGTCCTGCACAAGCTACAACATTTTATGGACTCTGGTAGAAATTGTATTACCTTGATTGGCCAACACACTGTAATTAGGTCACTGCAATTTGGCCAGTAA
- the LOC138027034 gene encoding uncharacterized protein, which produces MVLKTGKFGRTVRSSFRANATKRSEGLLIKTFGDKKQRGEHSINYSLGKQNRWLLPEVIKTGCSDCDNVESEEVVLVERYLNQGSSKRHRADCISVFSSTDGTTRACKRRMAREEDLLGDIDSETTRYDIAYPSPFTKLHRVGKSDVKAQATQFGTKKNSFVNWAIEEGLDEINFPETHFQDEEDALNNFNDQTHHPSSSNMDSSSTFIDLSLLIRGSSQRTKMPAKKKRIRSKKYSSICETRKGGIIYVEKDDANCVGHEETDAHKRLTYQEDGHQWDDYGDEVEEAYFQEQEWQIGHNIRGRGRGRGRGRGWQSYRRGYRGKYRGDSHYMVATPDLPLELVQTLSSPNEDCFFSLFLNNKEICVSSLTEKWEGKFMEGASFPRTFILNVTPESSYCHEEIFVLFRLFENIWDHSTSQTKSQVDTCVICSNENTNEVVSKEFVTWLKAKNAVEKVCSLEEVVGIAMKCFQSVVINKPVYQKPGKATLSIDIFSELFGWQSEAFSLEMAQQEVRKTLLNNTDQDELENWSAPEDYKAVDHYKQVECGICFTAFDCNGGNINGSFTLLNACGHKFCNDCWKTHLRTQIELGHTNLKCPGHKCISGVDDVTLMSLVPSLYSKYITKKSNKLLEINPQWKWCPANQCRLVVKVTIPPASSLVNNGHVTSTKPVPIMCECGTMWCFKCLQDAHWPATCKDAQVFREKNKGYAKTIRNGLAGNAPPILSVQVKKCPSCLYPIEKGLGCPHMMCGLCNKEFCWNCLGIWDWTHHCKLTVQKRDVALPVCTKHLRTYQHFAVTHRLARSSKGICKTLKTLDKVDKHMEICGKLPLKNNEWKSRKDHCKTSLTLPQRGNCASVQDIREVSIFYFHALLTLEGLAILLSFNKDSTDKRLVLTFQRLDFITEKISGLLGNLTLCYEKDRVERLKHLVKCGKECFITIRRLKK; this is translated from the exons ATGGTTTTGAAgacaggaaaatttggtcgAACGGTGCGCTCCAGCTTCAGAGCAAATGCAACCAAAAGGTCTGAAGGACTGCTGATTAAGACCTTCGGCGATAAAAAGCAAAGAGGAGAACACAGCATAAATTATTCGCTTGGTAAGCAAAATCGCTGGCTTCTTCCAGAGGTGATCAAGACGGGTTGTTCTGATTGTGATAACGTAGAATCAGAAGAAGTTGTTCTAGTAGAGCGATACCTGAACCAAGGAAGCTCAAAACGTCATCGAGCAGACTGTATCTCTGTATTCAGTTCTACAGATGGGACCACTCGAGCATGTAAGCGCAGAATGGCACGAGAGGAAGACCTCCTCGGTGACATCGACTCAGAAACAACGCGATACGATATTGCATACCCGTCTCCTTTTACAAAACTGCATAGGGTTGGTAAATCGGATGTCAAGGCACAGGCCACCCAATTTGGTACCAAGAAAAACAGTTTTGTCAACTGGGCCATTGAAGAAGGCTTAGATGAAATAAATTTCCCTGAAACCCATTTTCAAGATGAAGAGGATGCCTTAAACAATTTCAATGACCAAACACATCATCCATCTTCCAGTAATATGGATAGCTCCTCAACATTTATAGATCTATCATTACTTATCAGAGGCTCTTCACAAAGGACAAAGATGCCtgctaaaaagaaaagaattcgGTCAAAAAAATACTCCAGCATATGTGAAACAAGAAAAGGAGGAATCATTTATGTTGAAAAGGATGACGCAAACTGTGTTGGACATGAAGAAACTGATGCTCATAAAAGATTGACATATCAGGAAGATGGGCATCAGTGGGACGATTATGGTGATGAGGTAGAGGAGGCTTATTTCCAAGAACAAGAGTGGCAAATAGGGCACAATATAAGAGGAAGGGGTCgtggaagaggaagaggaagggGATGGCAAAGTTACAGAAGGGGTTACCGCGGAAAGTATCGTGGGGACAGTCATTACATGGTGGCAACACCTGATCTGCCGTTAGAATTGGTGCAAACCCTTTCAAGCCCCAATGAAGACTGCTTTTTCTCACTCTTCCTGAACAATAAAGAAATCTGTGTTTCCTCTTTGACTGAAAAATGGGAAGGAAAGTTTATGGAAGGTGCCAGTTTCCCaagaacatttattttgaatgtGACTCCTGAAAGTTCTTACTGTCATGAAGaaatctttgttttgttcaggCTTTTTGAAAATATCTGGGATCACAGCACAAGCCAGACCAAATCTCAAGTGGACACATGTGTCATTTGTTCAAATGAAAATACCAATGAAGTAGTCTCAAAGGAATTTGTGACTTGGTTGAAAGCAAAAAATGCAGTGGAAAAGGTCTGCTCCCTGGAGGAAGTGGTTGGCATTGCTATGAAATGTTTCCAGTCAGTTGTCATCAATAAACCTGTTTACCAGAAACCAGGCAAAGCAACGCTTTCTATTGACATATTCTCAGAACTGTTTGGTTGGCAATCAGAGGCATTCTCACTTGAGATGGCACAACAAGAAGTGAGAAAGACGTTGCTAAACAACACTGACCAAGATGAATTGGAAAATTGGTCTGCACCAGAAGATTACAAAGCAGTTGATCATTATAAACAAGTAGAGTGTGGGATATGTTTCACAGCATTTGACTGCAATG gTGGCAATATCAATGGCAGCTTTACCTTACTGAATGCTTGTGGGCACAAGTTCTGCAATGACTGCTGGAAAACTCATCTGAGGACCCAGATTGAGCTTGGCCACACTAATCTGAAGTGCCCTGGGCATAAGTGTATTTCAGGAGTGGATGATGTTACATTGATGTCCTTGGTGCCATCATTGTACAGCAAGTATATcaccaaaaaatcaaataaactaTTGGAAATCAACCCTCAGTGGAAATGGTGCCCAGCAAACCAGTGCAGATTAGTTGTCAAGGTAACAATACCACCAGCCTCTTCATTGGTTAACAATGGGCATGTGACCAGCACTAAGCCTGTGCCTATTATGTGTGAGTGTGGCACCATGTGGTGTTTTAAGTGCTTGCAGGATGCCCACTGGCCAGCCACATGCAAAGATGCACAAGTTTTCAGGGAGAAAAACAAAGGCTATGCCAAAACAATCAGGAATGGCCTTGCAGGTAATGCTCCACCAATATTGAGTGTTCAGGTCAAGAAATGTCCATCTTGCCTTTACCCAATTGAGAAAGGTTTAGGGTGTCCTCACATGATGTGTGGTTTATGCAATAAAGAATTCTGCTGGAATTGCCTGGGCATCTGGGATTGGACACATCATTGTAAGTTAACCGTCCAAAAACGTGACGTTGCACTACCAGTGTGTACAAAGCATTTGAGGACTTACCAACATTTTGCAGTAACACATCGCTTGGCCAGGTCAAGCAAAGGGATTTGCAAAACCCTCAAGACGTTGGATAAAGTGGACAAACATATGGAAATTTGTGGGAAATTGCCACTTAAGAATAATGAGTGGAAAAGCCGAAAAGATCATTGTAAAACAAGTCTGACTCTGCCCCAGAGGGGAAACTGTGCATCAGTTCAAGACATACGTGAAGTGTCCATCTTTTATTTCCATGCACTCCTTACACTAGAGGGGCTTGCTATCCTCTTAAGCTTCAACAAAGACTCAACAGACAAAAGACTGGTTTTGACATTTCAAAGGTTAGACTTCATCACTGAAAAAATCAGTGGCTTGCTGGGCAACTTAACACTGTGCTATGAAAAAGATAGAGTTGAAAGACTTAAACATCTTGTTAAATGTGGCAAGGAATGTTTTATCACTATCAGAAGGCTCAAAAAGTAG